A single window of Candidatus Acidiferrales bacterium DNA harbors:
- a CDS encoding DUF5668 domain-containing protein, with product MAETRCTCPCCTVSSLTWPILFIVAGVLFLVGQFSHRYGFEDLWPILIIALGLLKLFENLAPRTGHISGSSQGDRQ from the coding sequence ATGGCCGAGACACGTTGCACCTGCCCTTGTTGCACGGTCAGCTCGCTCACGTGGCCGATCCTTTTCATTGTTGCCGGGGTCCTCTTCCTGGTCGGCCAATTCAGCCACCGCTATGGCTTCGAGGACCTCTGGCCCATTTTGATTATTGCCCTCGGCCTGCTCAAACTGTTTGAAAATCTCGCGCCGCGAACGGGTCACATCTCCGGTTCGAGTCAAGGAGACCGGCAATGA
- a CDS encoding DUF4097 family beta strand repeat-containing protein, whose amino-acid sequence MSNGQVRRGSLFWPLFLIGAGAFVLIKRAHPELPIGQFFGQYWPVLLIALGAIRLLEYFLRRGAPGPVITGGEIFAIVFLILLGLAAAHYYRSDWVRRGWKIDLSDLNVYRDTFDFTEQVTQPLKAGAAVTISSPQGELVIRAGEAAEVRVVARKRIGADREEEAKRLADQVHMGVIETPAGLEIRPEFDTGGHGRVKRVDLEVTVPVRTDLQLSAHRGDIRINGIHGAIRLSSRFGDVELQAIKGKTEVDQSRGSIRAANLEGNLRIAGRGDELDLADIAGEVNIQGEFFGEIKIKNVSKLTHFLSSRTDLSSERIRGALQMDSGDLRLIKPEGAVNLVTHNKDIEVEDFDGRLQIQNRRGDIRLTPHQSLQQDIQVTNESGDIELVLPVNSSFQINAVARSNGEIVSDFSGENLKLSKSGATTTLTGRVGTRGPQISLSTTYGTIRLRKEGET is encoded by the coding sequence ATGAGCAACGGCCAGGTTCGCCGCGGGTCTCTCTTCTGGCCGCTCTTTCTTATCGGCGCGGGTGCTTTCGTGCTCATCAAGCGGGCACACCCGGAATTGCCGATCGGCCAATTCTTTGGCCAGTATTGGCCCGTCCTTCTGATCGCGCTTGGCGCCATCCGGCTGCTCGAATATTTCCTTCGTCGCGGCGCCCCCGGCCCCGTCATTACTGGTGGGGAGATTTTTGCAATCGTCTTTCTCATCCTGTTGGGACTTGCTGCTGCGCACTATTACCGCAGCGACTGGGTGCGCCGCGGCTGGAAGATTGATCTGAGCGACCTCAACGTTTACCGCGATACCTTTGACTTCACCGAGCAGGTTACGCAGCCGCTCAAGGCAGGCGCCGCCGTAACGATCTCAAGCCCGCAGGGGGAGCTCGTCATCCGCGCCGGCGAAGCAGCGGAAGTGCGAGTGGTCGCCCGAAAGCGCATCGGGGCGGATCGAGAAGAAGAGGCCAAACGATTGGCGGATCAGGTGCACATGGGCGTTATCGAGACGCCGGCCGGGCTCGAAATCCGGCCCGAGTTTGACACCGGCGGGCACGGGCGCGTGAAGCGCGTGGACCTCGAGGTTACGGTTCCCGTCAGAACCGATTTGCAACTCTCAGCCCATCGAGGCGACATCCGTATCAACGGGATTCACGGGGCGATCCGTCTCAGTTCAAGGTTTGGCGACGTGGAATTGCAGGCGATCAAGGGCAAGACCGAAGTGGATCAATCTCGAGGCTCGATTCGGGCGGCCAATTTGGAAGGCAACCTTCGCATTGCCGGGCGCGGCGATGAGTTGGACCTGGCCGACATCGCGGGTGAAGTGAACATCCAGGGCGAATTCTTTGGCGAGATCAAGATCAAAAATGTCTCGAAGCTGACCCACTTCCTTTCCAGCCGCACCGATCTCTCCTCCGAGCGCATCCGCGGCGCGCTGCAAATGGATTCCGGCGACCTGCGCCTCATCAAGCCTGAAGGAGCCGTGAATCTTGTCACCCACAACAAAGACATTGAGGTCGAAGATTTTGACGGGCGGCTCCAGATTCAAAATCGCAGGGGCGATATTCGTCTTACCCCTCACCAATCCCTCCAACAGGATATTCAGGTGACGAACGAATCCGGCGACATTGAGCTCGTTCTGCCTGTCAACAGCTCCTTCCAGATCAATGCCGTCGCGCGTTCGAACGGAGAAATCGTGAGCGACTTTTCCGGCGAAAACCTCAAGCTCTCCAAAAGCGGCGCAACAACAACTCTGACCGGCCGCGTCGGCACTCGCGGCCCCCAGATCTCCTTGAGCACCACCTACGGCACCATCCGCCTCCGCAAAGAAGGCGAGACCTAG
- the aroA gene encoding 3-phosphoshikimate 1-carboxyvinyltransferase, with the protein MHSEPKSTQVIYPARRILGSLDLPGDKSISHRYAILAALAEGKSEIEHFSSSRDCQSTLNCLHALGVPWSREGDRVAIEGVGLGGLRAAILSGRAPPVRLDAENSGTTMRLLAGVLSGQPFDSAIVGDASLSRRPMGRVIEPLAQMGASIRAREGNFAPLEIFGRPLHPIRYALPIASAQVKSAILLAGLFCDGETVVEEPVPTRDHLEIAWQQFGGKIQRRGGTIAVAGRARLLGRKLSCPADLSSAIFFVVAGLLLPDTNLVLHNVGLNPTRTAVLDFLAQMGAAVRIMTLGEENGELAGDLHVSAGPIMRGGVIEGKMVPAMIDELPALAVLGTAAEQGIEIRDAQELRVKESDRIALLASNLRRMGASVEERPDGLKVPGKQRLRGAEIDPQGDHRLAMAFAVAALAADGPTTILGSECADVSFPGFYESLEKVVERG; encoded by the coding sequence ATGCACTCCGAGCCGAAGAGCACCCAGGTCATCTATCCCGCCAGGCGAATCCTCGGCAGTCTTGACCTGCCGGGGGACAAGTCTATCTCGCACCGCTACGCCATACTAGCCGCTCTGGCCGAGGGAAAAAGCGAGATCGAGCATTTCTCCTCGAGCCGCGATTGCCAATCCACATTGAACTGCCTCCATGCGCTGGGAGTCCCTTGGAGCAGGGAAGGCGATCGAGTGGCGATCGAAGGGGTCGGGCTCGGTGGCTTGCGAGCCGCCATCCTATCGGGGCGAGCGCCGCCGGTGAGGCTCGATGCCGAAAATTCCGGCACCACGATGCGGCTCCTGGCCGGCGTCCTATCGGGGCAGCCGTTTGATTCGGCGATCGTTGGCGATGCATCGCTCAGCCGGCGGCCGATGGGGCGAGTGATCGAACCCTTGGCGCAAATGGGCGCTTCCATCCGGGCACGGGAAGGAAATTTCGCGCCGCTTGAAATCTTCGGGCGTCCTCTGCACCCCATTCGCTACGCCTTGCCCATAGCCTCCGCCCAGGTAAAGTCCGCCATTCTGCTGGCTGGCTTGTTCTGCGACGGCGAGACGGTTGTGGAGGAGCCGGTGCCGACGCGCGATCACCTTGAAATTGCCTGGCAGCAGTTCGGCGGCAAGATTCAAAGGAGAGGAGGCACGATCGCGGTAGCCGGCCGCGCTCGTTTGCTCGGCCGGAAACTCTCTTGCCCGGCTGATCTTTCGTCCGCGATTTTTTTCGTCGTGGCGGGGCTGTTGTTACCGGACACCAATCTGGTTCTGCACAATGTGGGGCTGAATCCCACGCGCACGGCGGTGCTCGATTTCTTGGCCCAGATGGGGGCGGCGGTGCGCATCATGACGCTTGGCGAAGAAAATGGCGAGCTTGCCGGCGACCTTCATGTTTCGGCTGGTCCCATCATGCGCGGTGGCGTGATTGAAGGGAAAATGGTTCCCGCGATGATTGACGAGCTGCCGGCATTGGCGGTGCTGGGAACAGCGGCCGAGCAGGGCATCGAGATTAGAGACGCGCAGGAGCTGCGCGTGAAAGAGAGCGACCGGATTGCGTTGCTCGCGTCGAATCTCCGTCGCATGGGCGCCAGCGTGGAAGAACGTCCGGACGGCCTCAAGGTGCCGGGAAAACAGCGACTGCGCGGCGCGGAGATTGACCCTCAAGGCGACCATCGCCTGGCGATGGCCTTTGCCGTCGCGGCCCTGGCCGCCGACGGCCCCACTACCATTCTGGGCAGCGAGTGCGCCGACGTTTCGTTCCCGGGCTTCTACGAGAGTTTGGAAAAAGTTGTGGAACGCGGATGA
- a CDS encoding SDR family oxidoreductase → MARYLVTGGAGFIGSSIVEELVQRGESVRMIDNLSSGKRANLEAILDKVELMVADICDGEAMKRACQGVDFVIHLAALTSVPRSVADPDTTHRVNATGTLGVLLAARDAKVRRLVYAASSSAYGDTKTLPKVETMPPVPISPYGVAKYAGELYCQVFSRVYGLEAVALRYFNIFGPRQDPSSPYSAVLSKFITAVLKDEPPVVYGDGNQTRDFTYVANAVDATLRASTAPGTMAGEVFNVGTGGRHSLNETLEILAQISERKISAKYEAERPGDIRDSLADISKGRRLLGYEPAVDFEKGLRLTYDWYKNNLKALAW, encoded by the coding sequence ATGGCTCGCTATTTGGTGACGGGAGGGGCTGGCTTTATTGGATCTTCCATCGTTGAGGAATTGGTTCAGCGCGGCGAATCGGTCCGCATGATTGACAACCTTTCGAGCGGAAAGCGCGCCAACCTGGAAGCAATACTTGACAAAGTGGAACTGATGGTTGCTGATATTTGCGATGGTGAAGCCATGAAACGGGCCTGCCAGGGCGTGGATTTTGTGATTCACCTGGCAGCGTTGACTTCCGTTCCCCGATCCGTGGCTGATCCAGACACCACCCACCGGGTCAACGCCACCGGCACATTGGGGGTTCTGCTGGCGGCGCGCGATGCCAAGGTTCGCCGGCTGGTCTATGCGGCTTCTTCCTCGGCCTATGGCGACACCAAGACCTTGCCCAAGGTGGAGACCATGCCGCCGGTGCCCATTTCGCCCTACGGCGTTGCCAAATACGCGGGCGAGCTCTACTGCCAGGTTTTTTCGCGGGTGTATGGTCTGGAGGCGGTGGCTTTGCGCTATTTCAACATTTTTGGCCCGCGGCAGGACCCCTCTTCGCCTTACTCGGCGGTGCTTTCGAAGTTTATTACTGCGGTGCTGAAGGATGAGCCGCCGGTGGTTTATGGCGACGGCAATCAAACTCGCGACTTCACCTACGTCGCCAACGCGGTGGATGCCACCTTGCGCGCTTCCACTGCTCCCGGCACGATGGCCGGAGAGGTCTTCAACGTGGGCACGGGCGGGCGCCATTCGCTGAACGAGACGCTTGAGATTCTGGCGCAGATCTCCGAGAGGAAGATTAGCGCGAAATATGAGGCCGAGCGGCCGGGGGACATCCGTGATTCGCTGGCCGATATTTCGAAGGGGCGCCGGCTGCTCGGCTACGAGCCGGCAGTGGACTTTGAAAAAGGCCTGCGCCTTACTTACGATTGGTACAAGAACAACCTTAAAGCCTTGGCCTGGTAA